In Candidatus Eisenbacteria bacterium, a single genomic region encodes these proteins:
- the secF gene encoding protein translocase subunit SecF: MIQLLVGTKFPFMRYRRVAYVMSAVLILATVVWLVSRGGPRYSVDFTGGTMLQIRTSTVLAADQVRAALEEAGLRGVELQQTGDQHDEYMLRVKAEQNSEDLFSTVRQAITRRAPGVNVELRRSELVGPKVGSELREKAIWAILGSLAGILIYVGVRYEFKFALGAVVALFHDVFATLGFLCFTNREVSLTVIAALLTIAGFSINDKVVVFDRIRERSKALRKEKHSIAMDIAVNETLSRTVITNTTVFLSAVALLVWGGDVLQDFSFATLIGILIGTYSSVYLASALALDIWIWLDRRKGIQAE, encoded by the coding sequence GATCCTGGCGACCGTCGTCTGGCTCGTGAGCCGCGGGGGCCCCCGATACAGCGTCGACTTCACCGGCGGGACGATGCTTCAGATTCGCACCAGCACCGTGCTCGCGGCCGACCAGGTGCGCGCCGCACTCGAAGAGGCGGGCCTCCGGGGCGTCGAGCTCCAGCAGACCGGCGACCAGCACGACGAGTACATGCTGCGGGTCAAGGCGGAGCAGAACAGCGAGGATCTGTTCTCCACGGTGCGCCAGGCCATCACCCGGCGCGCGCCGGGGGTCAACGTGGAGCTGCGGCGCAGCGAGCTGGTCGGGCCCAAGGTCGGCAGCGAGCTCCGCGAGAAGGCGATCTGGGCCATCCTCGGCAGCCTGGCCGGGATCCTGATCTACGTCGGTGTGCGGTACGAGTTCAAGTTCGCCCTGGGCGCCGTCGTCGCGCTCTTCCACGACGTGTTCGCGACCCTGGGCTTCCTGTGCTTCACGAACCGGGAAGTCAGCCTCACGGTGATCGCCGCCCTGCTGACCATTGCCGGGTTCTCGATCAACGACAAGGTCGTGGTCTTCGACCGGATCCGGGAGCGATCCAAGGCGCTTCGCAAGGAGAAGCACTCGATCGCCATGGACATCGCGGTCAACGAGACGCTCTCGCGCACCGTGATCACCAACACCACGGTCTTCCTCAGCGCGGTGGCCCTGCTGGTCTGGGGTGGCGATGTGCTGCAGGATTTCTCCTTCGCCACGCTCATAGGGATCCTGATCGGGACTTACTCCTCGGTCTACCTTGCGAGCGCGCTGGCGTTGGACATCTGGATCTGGCTGGATCGGCGGAAGGGCATTCAGGCCGAATGA